One window from the genome of Streptomyces sp. NBC_00708 encodes:
- a CDS encoding glycoside hydrolase family 3 C-terminal domain-containing protein: MPPRTRRRARPATAVLAAATVVAGLLAGAVPSTAAPAADEPAPVAVDRFEGEVPFANQPAEGIFTWGGDADDPPTLALKDRADAPEGAKVLEGSYDISGYGGFSHDYAADQPAHDWSAHKGIRFWWYGQNTAPLPPGSGKRIAFEIKDGGANGEASELWTTSFTDDWEGWHLVEIPFADFAYRGDYQPVGGIDQVLGLNEMWGYALTLPPGAPGTFAMDGVELYGKADAALKASVVTDAAVVPVKQGASAALGLTVTTTGSVPLEEPVTVAYETKGGTAKAGTDFTPVSGTYTFPAGTASGTTHKVTVATRKVSGAASAKTIPLDVTVTGARPPKENPQAVIDAHGLPYQNSKLPVKQRVADLLSRMSPAEKAGQMTQAERNALGSQGDIATYDLGSLLSGGGSVPSPNTPEAWAKMIDGYQLRAQATRFQIPLIYGVDAVHGHNNLVGSTIMPHNVGLGATRDPKLAEKTGAVTASEVRATGVPWDFAPCLCVSRDERWGRSYESYGEDPALVKSLETVIQGMQGAADGRDLDRNDKVLATAKHYVGDGGTEYGSSTTGSYTTDQGVTKVTRQELEAVHLAPFEDAVKRGVGTVMPSYSSLDIIGDDKGPVKMHADAEMINGVLKDRMGFEGFVISDYKAIDQIPGDYASDVRTSINAGLDMIMVPTEYKDFTKTLQDEVVAGRIPQSRIDDAVARILTQKFKLGLFEKPYADTANLKKIGSAEHRSVAREAAAKSQVLLKNDGGVLPLKSSQKVYVAGSNADDIGNQAGGWTVSWQGSSGPITPGTTILSAMKKDAASVTYSKDASADTAGYDVGVVVVGETPYAEGVGDVGNGHDLELSDADKAAVDKVCAAMKCAVLIVSGRPQLIGDRLGGIDALVASWLPGSEGDGVADVLFGKRAFTGQLPVTWPKSEAQLPVNVGDAAYDPQFPYGWGLTTLKKPPTGGELTLTALALAAQVAERTGLGRTEIGREIVGQARLLVQQKTGGKLTEKVSKPFADADHLLLTGDLTGAVAKLRTAYRAA, from the coding sequence ATGCCACCCCGCACCCGTCGTCGGGCGAGACCCGCGACCGCCGTGCTGGCCGCCGCCACCGTGGTGGCCGGCCTGCTCGCCGGGGCCGTTCCCAGCACGGCGGCCCCGGCCGCCGACGAACCGGCGCCCGTCGCCGTCGACCGCTTCGAGGGCGAGGTGCCCTTCGCCAACCAGCCGGCCGAGGGCATCTTCACCTGGGGCGGCGACGCCGACGACCCGCCCACCCTGGCGCTGAAGGACCGCGCGGACGCCCCCGAGGGCGCCAAGGTCCTCGAAGGCAGCTACGACATCAGCGGCTACGGCGGCTTCAGCCACGACTACGCCGCCGACCAGCCCGCCCACGACTGGTCCGCCCACAAGGGCATCCGCTTCTGGTGGTACGGCCAGAACACCGCGCCCCTGCCGCCCGGTTCGGGCAAGCGGATCGCCTTCGAGATCAAGGACGGCGGCGCCAACGGCGAGGCCTCCGAGCTGTGGACGACCTCGTTCACGGACGACTGGGAGGGCTGGCACCTCGTCGAGATCCCGTTCGCCGACTTCGCCTACCGGGGCGACTACCAGCCCGTCGGCGGCATCGACCAGGTCCTCGGCCTGAACGAGATGTGGGGCTACGCCCTCACCCTGCCGCCCGGCGCCCCCGGCACCTTCGCCATGGACGGCGTCGAGCTGTACGGCAAGGCCGACGCGGCCCTGAAGGCGAGCGTCGTCACCGACGCGGCGGTGGTCCCGGTGAAGCAGGGCGCCTCCGCGGCCCTCGGCCTCACGGTCACCACGACCGGCTCCGTCCCGCTGGAGGAGCCCGTCACCGTCGCGTACGAGACGAAGGGCGGCACCGCGAAGGCGGGCACCGACTTCACGCCGGTCAGCGGCACGTACACCTTCCCGGCGGGCACCGCATCCGGCACCACGCACAAGGTCACCGTCGCCACCAGGAAGGTGAGCGGCGCCGCCTCCGCGAAGACGATCCCGCTGGACGTGACCGTCACCGGCGCCCGGCCGCCGAAGGAGAACCCGCAGGCCGTCATCGACGCCCACGGGCTGCCCTACCAGAACAGCAAGCTGCCGGTGAAGCAGCGGGTCGCGGACCTGCTCTCCCGGATGTCGCCCGCCGAGAAGGCCGGCCAGATGACCCAGGCCGAGCGCAACGCACTCGGCTCCCAGGGCGACATCGCCACCTACGACCTCGGCTCGCTGCTCTCCGGCGGCGGCTCGGTCCCCTCGCCCAACACCCCCGAGGCGTGGGCGAAGATGATCGACGGCTACCAGCTGCGCGCCCAGGCCACCCGCTTCCAGATCCCGCTGATCTACGGCGTGGACGCGGTGCACGGCCACAACAACCTGGTCGGCTCGACGATCATGCCGCACAACGTCGGCCTCGGCGCCACCCGCGACCCGAAGCTCGCCGAGAAGACCGGCGCCGTCACCGCGAGCGAGGTGCGCGCCACCGGCGTCCCGTGGGACTTCGCCCCGTGCCTCTGCGTCTCGCGCGACGAGCGCTGGGGCCGCTCCTACGAGTCCTACGGTGAGGACCCGGCCCTCGTGAAGTCCCTGGAGACCGTGATCCAGGGCATGCAGGGCGCGGCCGACGGCAGGGACCTGGACCGCAACGACAAGGTGCTGGCCACCGCCAAGCACTACGTCGGCGACGGCGGTACGGAGTACGGCTCGTCGACCACCGGTTCCTACACGACCGACCAGGGCGTCACCAAGGTCACCCGGCAGGAGCTGGAGGCCGTCCACCTCGCGCCCTTCGAGGACGCGGTGAAGCGGGGCGTCGGCACGGTCATGCCGTCCTACTCCTCGCTCGACATCATCGGGGACGACAAGGGCCCCGTGAAGATGCACGCCGACGCCGAGATGATCAACGGCGTCCTCAAGGACCGCATGGGCTTCGAGGGCTTCGTCATCAGCGACTACAAGGCGATCGACCAGATCCCCGGCGACTACGCGAGCGATGTGCGCACCTCGATCAACGCCGGGCTCGACATGATCATGGTCCCGACCGAGTACAAGGACTTCACGAAGACGCTCCAGGACGAGGTCGTCGCGGGCCGCATCCCGCAGTCCCGGATCGACGACGCCGTCGCGCGCATCCTGACCCAGAAGTTCAAGCTGGGCCTCTTCGAGAAGCCGTACGCGGACACCGCCAACCTGAAGAAGATCGGCTCGGCGGAGCACCGCTCCGTGGCCCGCGAGGCCGCCGCCAAGTCGCAGGTGCTGCTGAAGAACGACGGCGGTGTGCTGCCGCTGAAGTCCTCGCAGAAGGTGTACGTGGCCGGCTCCAACGCCGACGACATCGGCAACCAGGCCGGCGGCTGGACCGTCAGCTGGCAGGGCTCGTCCGGCCCCATCACCCCGGGCACCACGATCCTGTCCGCCATGAAGAAGGACGCCGCGTCCGTCACGTACTCCAAGGACGCGTCCGCCGACACGGCCGGCTACGACGTCGGTGTGGTGGTCGTCGGTGAGACCCCGTACGCGGAGGGCGTCGGTGACGTCGGCAACGGGCACGACCTGGAGCTGTCCGACGCCGACAAGGCCGCCGTCGACAAGGTCTGCGCCGCGATGAAGTGCGCCGTCCTGATCGTCTCGGGCCGCCCCCAGCTCATCGGGGACCGGCTCGGCGGCATCGACGCGCTGGTGGCGTCCTGGCTGCCGGGCTCGGAGGGCGACGGCGTGGCCGACGTGCTCTTCGGCAAGCGGGCCTTCACCGGTCAGCTCCCGGTGACCTGGCCGAAGTCCGAGGCGCAGCTGCCGGTCAACGTGGGCGACGCGGCGTACGACCCGCAGTTCCCGTACGGCTGGGGGCTCACCACGCTGAAGAAGCCCCCGACGGGCGGCGAACTGACGCTCACCGCGCTCGCGCTGGCCGCCCAGGTCGCGGAGCGGACCGGCCTCGGCCGCACCGAGATCGGCCGGGAGATCGTCGGACAGGCCCGCCTGCTGGTCCAGCAGAAGACCGGCGGCAAGCTGACCGAGAAGGTGTCCAAGCCGTTCGCGGACGCCGACCACCTGCTGCTCACCGGTGATCTGACCGGTGCGGTGGCGAAGCTCAGGACGGCCTACCGGGCCGCCTGA